A window of the Blattabacterium cuenoti genome harbors these coding sequences:
- a CDS encoding RNA methyltransferase: MKKIYSLQNTKIKDLIKIYQKKNYMNVFFVEGIKEFEMAIKGNFLPKKIFICEKIFKKYNMIQSFHSITFLISMKIFKKLAYRENSGGIIAMFKEKKYINQLKNIKIYNNNSSLILILDGIEKPGNIGAMLRVADVANIHFIILCNMKTYVYNSNIIRCSLGSLFTRNIFMEKIESIIYWLKKNKIQIITTGFHKHKKAINLYHTQFSHNNIAIVFGSENKGISNIWIEIANKIITIPMFGNIDSLNVSNAMSIIIYEIIRQRNYAKN; this comes from the coding sequence ATGAAAAAAATATATAGTCTCCAAAATACAAAAATTAAAGATTTGATAAAAATTTATCAAAAAAAAAATTATATGAATGTTTTTTTTGTTGAAGGAATAAAAGAATTTGAAATGGCTATAAAAGGGAATTTTTTACCAAAAAAAATATTTATATGCGAAAAAATATTTAAAAAATATAATATGATTCAGTCATTTCATTCCATAACTTTTCTTATTAGTATGAAAATTTTTAAAAAATTAGCATATAGAGAAAATTCAGGTGGAATTATTGCAATGTTTAAAGAAAAAAAATATATTAATCAATTGAAAAACATAAAAATTTATAATAATAATTCTTCTTTAATCCTTATTCTAGATGGAATAGAAAAACCTGGTAATATAGGAGCTATGTTAAGAGTAGCTGACGTAGCAAATATTCATTTTATTATCCTATGTAACATGAAAACTTATGTGTATAATTCTAATATTATAAGATGTAGTTTAGGGAGTCTTTTCACAAGAAATATTTTTATGGAAAAAATAGAATCAATCATATATTGGTTAAAAAAGAATAAAATACAAATTATAACAACAGGATTTCATAAACATAAAAAAGCGATAAATCTATATCATACTCAATTTTCTCATAATAATATAGCTATTGTTTTTGGTTCTGAAAATAAAGGAATATCTAATATTTGGATTGAGATAGCTAACAAAATAATAACAATTCCTATGTTTGGAAATATAGATTCATTAAATGTAAGTAATGCAATGTCCATAATCATATATGAAATTATTAGACAAAGAAATTATGCTAAAAATTAA
- a CDS encoding lysophospholipid acyltransferase family protein, whose product MRIIQISLILLWRIWFFLINIFLIPLWAGASIPFLFKEKHYPIAYWFHQMWARSNLFLMGFWYVLEKDKEILDKNQQYVIISNHSSIMDIMLIYSLMRNHPLVFVGKAELAKLPFFGFIYKKSNILIERKNLSSCIQVFKKIEDKVDSGKSVCIFPEGGVPKPYVFLDHFKSGAFFIAIFKKISIIPFTIADIKTKFPSFFIIKGRPGKIRIKQHHSISTKNLSLKDKNNLKEKCFNLIKYQLEKFEHEQKNT is encoded by the coding sequence ATGAGAATTATACAAATATCATTAATATTATTATGGCGTATATGGTTCTTTCTTATCAATATATTTTTGATTCCCTTATGGGCGGGAGCTTCTATTCCATTTCTTTTCAAAGAAAAACACTATCCTATTGCATATTGGTTTCATCAAATGTGGGCTAGAAGTAATCTTTTTCTCATGGGTTTTTGGTATGTATTAGAAAAAGATAAAGAAATCTTAGATAAAAATCAACAATACGTAATTATCAGTAATCACAGTTCTATTATGGATATTATGTTAATTTACTCTTTGATGAGAAATCATCCTTTGGTTTTTGTTGGAAAGGCAGAGTTAGCTAAACTCCCCTTTTTCGGATTTATTTACAAAAAAAGTAATATTCTTATTGAGAGAAAAAATTTATCGAGTTGTATACAAGTATTTAAAAAAATAGAAGATAAAGTAGATTCTGGAAAAAGTGTTTGTATTTTTCCAGAAGGTGGTGTTCCTAAACCTTATGTTTTCTTAGATCATTTTAAAAGTGGAGCTTTTTTTATCGCTATTTTCAAAAAGATTTCTATTATTCCTTTTACTATAGCTGACATAAAAACAAAATTTCCCAGTTTTTTTATTATAAAAGGAAGACCAGGAAAAATAAGAATTAAACAACATCATTCTATATCAACAAAAAATTTATCCTTAAAAGATAAGAACAATTTGAAAGAAAAATGTTTTAATTTAATTAAATATCAATTAGAAAAATTTGAACATGAACAAAAAAATACTTAA
- the pyrF gene encoding orotidine-5'-phosphate decarboxylase, translated as MEEKEQFFLEIYNLGIIKFGNFTLKSGMNSSIYIDFRPIASRPDLLIKLSDLLIHEVPSYDFELICGVPYAALPIATTLSLRSKIPLIIKRKENKGYGTERMIEGIYKTGQNCLIIEDVITSGDSLLRTVIDLEKEGLIIKNIMSILDREQGGIENIKKRGYNIRTLFRIGEVFKILKKKHFLKEKEIDMIQFFFRKKNTKNIQSKRISYEEKKEKISHPIGKKLIDITLKKKTNLIVSADLMYTKNILKLVNLIGDRICGLKLHVDIINDFSYSFINSLKNISIEKKFLLFEDRKLCDVGPTNCLQLHYGIHKISSWADIITAHLLAGSMSIQNLNIPSSMGLITISEMSSYGRLSDDNYIRKALNISLKNPKVIGTVAQRKVDDRLLLFTPGIHFSIKKNNVGNNYIHPVQAFEKNGSDFIIVGKAIYQSVNPKITAEEYRNAGWKAYENGL; from the coding sequence ATGGAAGAAAAAGAACAATTCTTTTTAGAAATTTATAATTTAGGAATCATAAAATTTGGAAATTTTACATTAAAAAGTGGTATGAATTCTTCTATATATATAGATTTCCGTCCAATAGCTTCTAGACCTGATTTATTAATCAAGTTATCGGATTTACTTATACATGAAGTTCCATCTTATGATTTCGAGTTAATTTGTGGAGTTCCATATGCTGCTTTGCCTATAGCTACTACTTTATCTTTGAGATCAAAAATTCCGCTAATTATTAAAAGAAAAGAAAATAAAGGATATGGAACTGAACGAATGATTGAAGGTATATATAAAACAGGACAAAATTGCCTAATTATAGAAGATGTTATTACAAGTGGAGATAGTTTATTAAGAACTGTAATAGACCTTGAAAAAGAAGGATTGATAATTAAAAATATTATGTCTATTCTTGATAGAGAACAAGGAGGAATAGAAAATATAAAAAAAAGAGGATATAATATCCGAACTTTATTTCGAATAGGAGAAGTTTTCAAAATATTAAAAAAAAAACATTTTTTAAAAGAAAAAGAAATAGATATGATTCAATTTTTTTTTAGAAAAAAAAATACAAAAAATATTCAAAGTAAGCGTATATCCTATGAAGAAAAAAAAGAAAAAATATCTCATCCTATAGGAAAAAAACTTATAGATATTACATTAAAAAAAAAAACAAATTTAATAGTTTCTGCTGATTTAATGTATACTAAAAATATTTTGAAATTAGTAAATTTAATTGGAGATAGAATTTGTGGATTAAAACTCCATGTAGATATCATAAATGATTTTTCATATTCATTTATAAATAGTCTTAAAAATATTTCTATAGAGAAAAAATTTTTATTATTTGAAGATAGGAAATTATGTGATGTTGGTCCTACTAATTGTCTTCAATTGCATTACGGAATTCATAAAATTTCTTCTTGGGCAGATATCATTACGGCACACTTACTTGCTGGTAGTATGAGTATTCAAAACTTGAATATACCTTCTAGTATGGGATTGATTACAATATCTGAAATGTCTTCTTATGGAAGGCTATCTGATGATAATTACATAAGAAAAGCACTAAATATTTCTTTGAAAAATCCAAAAGTTATTGGAACTGTTGCACAAAGAAAAGTAGATGATAGATTATTATTATTTACACCTGGTATTCACTTTTCTATTAAAAAAAATAATGTAGGAAATAATTACATTCATCCTGTTCAAGCTTTTGAAAAAAATGGAAGTGATTTTATTATTGTGGGTAAAGCTATTTACCAATCTGTAAATCCAAAAATAACAGCAGAAGAATATAGAAATGCAGGATGGAAAGCTTATGAAAATGGACTTTAA
- a CDS encoding dihydroorotate oxidase yields MIMKKIDISANISGIQLPLCMMNASGVLCSTDQELSNLLNSSSGGVVTKSCTYKPRKGNVLPRYFEWNIGSINSMGLPNLGINFYLNFLERKNINKPIFLSISGLSSEENYFLIQKANQSSKVTAIELNLSCPNLLEKEDMLGYDFYKISSFIENIFKFNKKPLGIKLPPYFQDAHIKNIAFILNQFPIFFVTCINSLPNGLFIDTNKESVVIRPKKGFGGIGGSIIKPFALANIHKFYTYLRKDISIIGCGGISSGEDIFEHILCGASAVQIGTQFMKEGISVFERLKKELTFVLEKKNYSSINSFKGRLKNFQ; encoded by the coding sequence ATGATTATGAAAAAAATAGATATTTCTGCTAATATAAGTGGGATACAACTACCGTTATGCATGATGAATGCATCAGGAGTTCTTTGTTCTACAGATCAAGAATTATCCAATTTATTAAATAGTTCTTCTGGTGGAGTTGTGACAAAAAGTTGTACATACAAACCAAGAAAAGGAAATGTTTTACCTAGATATTTTGAATGGAATATAGGAAGTATAAATTCTATGGGGTTACCTAATCTTGGCATTAATTTTTATCTAAATTTTTTAGAAAGAAAAAATATAAATAAACCTATTTTTCTTTCTATATCCGGATTATCTTCAGAAGAAAACTATTTTCTTATTCAAAAAGCAAACCAATCTTCAAAAGTAACTGCTATAGAATTAAATTTATCTTGTCCAAATCTTCTTGAAAAAGAAGATATGTTAGGTTATGATTTTTATAAAATTTCAAGTTTTATAGAAAACATATTTAAATTTAACAAAAAACCTTTAGGAATTAAACTCCCTCCTTATTTTCAAGATGCACATATTAAAAATATAGCTTTTATTCTAAATCAGTTTCCTATTTTTTTTGTTACTTGTATTAATAGTTTACCTAATGGTCTTTTTATTGATACAAATAAAGAATCAGTAGTTATACGACCTAAAAAAGGATTTGGAGGAATAGGTGGATCAATTATAAAGCCATTTGCTTTAGCTAATATTCATAAATTTTATACTTATCTTAGGAAAGATATTTCTATAATAGGATGTGGAGGAATTTCTTCTGGAGAAGACATTTTTGAACACATATTATGTGGAGCTTCTGCTGTTCAAATTGGGACACAATTTATGAAGGAGGGAATTTCGGTATTTGAAAGACTGAAAAAAGAGTTGACTTTTGTTTTAGAAAAAAAAAATTATTCATCTATAAATAGTTTTAAAGGAAGATTAAAAAATTTTCAATAG
- a CDS encoding ribonuclease HI, with protein sequence MNKKIHIYTDGSSKGNPGPGGYGIFIEIFFGHFYNRKIISEGFRYTTNNRMELLSVIVGLEKIKKKKQNIIVFTDSKYIVNTVQNRWIYKWEKNNFHNKKNVDLWKRFLDLFYQHFVIFHWIKSHNDHYINDYCDRLSVEASKKKLLKIDYIYEKQIIF encoded by the coding sequence GTGAATAAAAAAATACATATTTATACTGACGGTTCTTCAAAAGGTAATCCTGGACCAGGAGGATATGGAATTTTTATAGAAATATTTTTTGGTCATTTTTATAATAGAAAAATAATTTCAGAAGGATTTCGTTATACAACTAATAATAGAATGGAACTATTATCAGTAATAGTGGGATTAGAAAAAATCAAAAAAAAAAAGCAAAATATTATTGTTTTTACCGATTCCAAATATATAGTAAATACTGTGCAAAATAGATGGATTTATAAATGGGAAAAAAATAACTTTCACAATAAAAAAAATGTAGATTTATGGAAAAGATTTTTAGATTTGTTTTATCAACATTTTGTTATATTTCATTGGATAAAAAGCCATAATGATCATTATATAAATGATTATTGTGATCGATTGTCTGTAGAAGCTTCTAAAAAAAAATTATTAAAAATAGACTATATATATGAAAAACAAATTATCTTTTAA
- the thrA gene encoding bifunctional aspartate kinase/homoserine dehydrogenase I, with the protein MQVLKFGGSSVAHSDAIKRICSLLEKKPKGRYAIVVSALGNITDQLIQCGQLASERKNIYKNILEEIEIRHLNIIRELFPITYQSHLISWIKKNINDLESLCDGIFQVEELSKRSLDKIMSFGELSSSFLIAEKLKQSGLDAVCKDSRDLIITDSQFGCAQVDFITSNHHIIQFFCEKTSEYIVLPGFIASTLENETTTLGRGGSDYTAAILAAAISASLLEIWTDVSGMMTANPKIVNQAFPIKEISYEEAMELSHFGAKVIYPPTIQPAMKKHIPIQIKNTFSPLDPGTLIYINKNTNISQPVTGISGIQNMALLTLEGSGMIGIPGYSKRLFEALSREKINVIFITQSSSEHSITTGIHETDVIKAKAVIDSEFAQEIHQRRIDPLRIEKDLCIIAVVGDNMKNLHGTSGKMFSALGRNSINVRAIAQGSTEKNISAVIRKTDFKKALNTLHEAFFESPPKQINLFICGVGKVGSKLLEQIDQQQNYLLEELKLQVRVIGLANSKKMYFNDHGINLSDWEETLNQKSINMNIYSFMEEVWKFNLRNSLFVDNTASEEMAMTYDKFLKNGIGVITCNKIACSSDYDHYKKLKTLSRHFKAPFFFETNVGASLPVISTLNDLINSGDKIHKIEAVLSGSLNFIFNHFIGEKSFLEVVKEAQLKGYTEPDPRIDLSGLDVMRKILILARECGSPLELSDIHQKSFLPESCSSSTSIENFYQELYRYSDYFFKVRSEAEKNKKRLRFIARYENGVASVGLESVKQIHPFFQLEGKDNMVLYNTYRYAEQPLIIKGAGAGAEVTASGVFSDIIKATK; encoded by the coding sequence ATGCAAGTTTTAAAATTTGGGGGTAGTTCCGTGGCTCATTCTGATGCGATAAAACGTATTTGTTCTTTATTAGAAAAAAAGCCAAAAGGAAGATATGCTATTGTTGTGTCTGCATTAGGAAATATTACGGATCAGTTAATTCAATGTGGCCAATTAGCTTCTGAAAGAAAAAATATTTATAAAAATATATTAGAAGAAATAGAGATTCGACATCTTAATATTATAAGAGAATTGTTTCCTATCACCTATCAAAGTCATTTAATCAGTTGGATTAAAAAAAATATCAATGATTTAGAAAGTTTATGTGACGGTATTTTTCAAGTAGAAGAACTTTCGAAACGTTCTTTAGATAAAATCATGAGTTTTGGAGAATTGAGTTCTTCTTTTCTCATTGCAGAAAAATTGAAACAATCTGGATTAGATGCAGTTTGTAAAGATAGCAGAGATTTAATTATTACAGATTCTCAATTTGGATGCGCACAAGTAGATTTTATCACAAGTAATCACCATATTATTCAGTTTTTTTGTGAAAAAACATCAGAATATATCGTTTTACCAGGATTTATAGCTTCTACGCTAGAAAACGAAACCACTACTCTTGGAAGGGGTGGTTCTGATTATACAGCGGCTATTTTAGCAGCGGCTATATCTGCTAGCTTACTTGAAATATGGACGGATGTAAGTGGAATGATGACAGCAAATCCAAAAATAGTGAATCAAGCTTTTCCTATAAAAGAAATTTCTTACGAGGAAGCAATGGAATTATCACATTTTGGAGCAAAAGTAATTTATCCTCCTACGATTCAACCCGCTATGAAAAAACATATTCCTATACAAATTAAAAATACTTTCTCTCCTTTAGATCCGGGAACTTTGATTTATATTAACAAAAATACAAATATCAGTCAACCTGTTACCGGAATATCTGGAATTCAGAATATGGCATTACTTACTTTAGAAGGAAGTGGAATGATCGGAATTCCTGGATATTCCAAACGTTTATTCGAAGCATTATCACGTGAAAAAATAAATGTTATATTTATCACTCAAAGTTCTTCAGAACATTCAATTACTACAGGAATTCATGAAACGGATGTTATCAAAGCAAAAGCTGTAATAGATAGCGAATTTGCTCAAGAAATCCATCAAAGACGTATTGATCCATTAAGAATAGAAAAAGATCTTTGTATCATCGCTGTAGTGGGAGATAATATGAAAAATCTTCATGGAACTAGTGGAAAAATGTTTTCGGCTTTAGGGAGAAATAGTATTAATGTTAGAGCGATAGCGCAAGGTTCTACTGAAAAAAATATATCAGCCGTTATTAGAAAAACAGATTTTAAAAAGGCATTAAATACTTTACATGAAGCTTTTTTTGAAAGTCCACCAAAACAAATTAATCTTTTCATTTGTGGAGTAGGAAAAGTAGGAAGCAAATTGCTAGAACAGATAGATCAACAACAAAATTACTTATTAGAAGAATTAAAGCTTCAAGTTAGAGTCATTGGATTGGCTAACAGCAAGAAAATGTATTTTAATGATCATGGAATTAACTTAAGTGACTGGGAAGAAACCCTGAACCAAAAAAGCATAAATATGAATATATATTCCTTTATGGAGGAAGTATGGAAATTTAATCTAAGGAATAGTTTATTTGTAGATAATACAGCTAGTGAAGAAATGGCTATGACCTATGATAAATTTTTAAAAAATGGAATAGGAGTTATTACTTGTAATAAAATAGCTTGTTCCTCCGATTATGATCATTATAAAAAATTAAAAACACTTTCTAGACATTTTAAAGCTCCATTTTTTTTTGAAACTAATGTGGGGGCTAGTCTTCCAGTCATTAGTACACTAAACGATCTAATTAATAGCGGAGATAAAATCCATAAAATAGAAGCTGTATTATCAGGAAGTTTAAATTTTATCTTTAATCATTTTATAGGAGAAAAATCTTTTTTAGAAGTAGTAAAAGAAGCTCAATTAAAAGGATATACAGAACCGGATCCTAGAATTGATTTAAGTGGATTAGATGTTATGCGGAAAATACTAATTTTAGCAAGAGAATGTGGTTCTCCATTAGAATTAAGTGATATTCATCAAAAATCTTTTCTTCCAGAATCTTGTTCAAGCTCGACTTCTATAGAGAATTTTTATCAAGAATTATATAGATACAGCGATTATTTTTTTAAAGTAAGAAGTGAAGCGGAAAAAAATAAAAAACGTTTGCGTTTTATTGCACGTTATGAAAATGGAGTTGCTTCTGTTGGATTAGAATCTGTAAAACAGATTCATCCATTTTTTCAATTAGAAGGAAAAGATAACATGGTTTTATATAATACATATCGTTATGCGGAACAACCTCTTATCATAAAAGGAGCAGGTGCTGGAGCAGAAGTAACTGCATCTGGAGTTTTTTCAGATATTATTAAAGCTACTAAATAA
- a CDS encoding MarC family protein has protein sequence MEWINSLISCFMILFSIIDILGNAPIIMGFKSKGNIIDTKKVIITSLVIFLSFLFLGQPMLKIIGVDVHSFSVAGSFVLFLIGLEMILGIDLHKVTENAQTSIVPIAFPLIAGPGSLTTLISLRATYDVNIILLSLILNMIVVYFVIDRCDFIAEKIGNNGLDILKKIFGIVLLAFAVKIFGANASQLFQQ, from the coding sequence ATGGAATGGATAAATTCATTAATCAGTTGTTTTATGATACTTTTTAGCATTATAGACATATTAGGTAACGCTCCCATAATTATGGGATTTAAATCAAAGGGGAACATTATAGACACTAAAAAAGTTATAATCACTTCTCTTGTAATATTTTTATCTTTCCTTTTTTTAGGGCAACCTATGTTGAAAATTATTGGAGTTGATGTACATTCTTTTTCTGTAGCGGGATCTTTCGTATTATTTTTAATTGGTTTAGAAATGATATTAGGGATAGACCTTCATAAGGTAACGGAAAACGCTCAAACTTCTATTGTTCCAATAGCTTTTCCACTTATAGCTGGTCCTGGATCTTTAACTACTTTAATTTCATTAAGAGCTACTTATGACGTAAATATTATTCTTTTATCTCTTATCTTAAATATGATAGTTGTTTATTTTGTGATAGATAGATGTGATTTTATAGCCGAAAAAATAGGAAATAACGGATTGGATATTTTAAAGAAAATATTTGGAATTGTTTTATTAGCTTTTGCAGTGAAAATTTTTGGAGCCAATGCGTCTCAATTATTTCAACAATAA
- the fbp gene encoding class 1 fructose-bisphosphatase, translated as MYTLGEFIIENRDCFSYSTEALLRLFSSIKLASKAIHKEVNKAGLTEKIIGSSGVTNVQGENQQKLDDFAHRAFIESFKSRNVVCGIASEESKDFIVIKGKQEKIFRNQYIVLIDPLDGSSNIDVNVSIGTIFSVYMRKSPIQMNLTIEDFLQKGNQQILAGYIIYGSSTILVYSTGNGVHGFTLDPSIGTFYLSHFNLRFPKKEKIYSINEGNSDKFPNGIRKFIRYCQEKKDNRPYTARYIGSLVGDFHRNMIQGGIYIYPKTASSPEGKLRLLYECNPMAFLAEQAGGKASDGKKRILDIKPTKLHQRTPFICGPTGMVSKLEEFMVNYE; from the coding sequence ATGTATACATTAGGAGAGTTTATTATAGAAAATAGAGATTGTTTTTCATATTCTACTGAAGCATTATTACGATTGTTTAGCTCTATAAAATTAGCTTCTAAAGCTATTCATAAAGAAGTTAATAAAGCAGGGTTAACAGAAAAAATTATAGGTAGTTCTGGAGTTACTAATGTGCAAGGAGAAAATCAACAAAAATTGGATGATTTTGCTCATAGAGCTTTCATTGAATCTTTTAAAAGTCGAAATGTTGTTTGTGGAATAGCATCTGAAGAAAGTAAAGATTTTATAGTAATAAAAGGAAAACAAGAAAAAATTTTTCGAAATCAGTATATTGTTTTAATAGATCCACTTGATGGTTCTTCTAATATAGATGTGAATGTGTCTATTGGAACTATATTTTCTGTATATATGAGAAAATCTCCTATTCAAATGAATTTAACGATAGAAGATTTTTTGCAAAAAGGAAATCAACAAATCCTTGCAGGATATATCATTTATGGATCTTCTACCATATTGGTATATAGTACTGGAAATGGAGTACATGGATTTACTTTAGATCCTTCAATTGGAACATTTTACTTATCTCATTTTAATCTTCGTTTTCCTAAAAAAGAAAAGATTTATTCTATTAATGAAGGTAATTCGGATAAATTCCCTAATGGAATTAGGAAGTTTATCCGATATTGTCAAGAAAAAAAAGATAATCGTCCCTATACAGCAAGATATATTGGATCTTTAGTCGGAGATTTTCACAGAAATATGATACAAGGAGGAATATATATCTATCCAAAAACAGCTTCTTCTCCAGAAGGAAAATTAAGATTACTTTATGAATGTAATCCTATGGCTTTTTTAGCAGAACAAGCTGGAGGAAAAGCTTCTGATGGAAAAAAACGTATTTTAGACATAAAACCTACTAAATTACATCAGAGAACTCCATTTATTTGTGGTCCTACAGGAATGGTTTCCAAGCTGGAAGAATTTATGGTAAATTATGAATAA
- the ureC gene encoding urease subunit alpha: protein MKKIDRKSYASMYGPTKGDKIRLGDTSLWIEIEKDYTIYGDECVFGGGKVIRDGMGQHPFATRNEGVLDLVLTNAIIVDHWGIVKADIGIKNGLIVGIGKAGNPYFMDGVTSNMYIGAGTEVISSENIIVTSGSVDSHVHYICPQLFEVALESGTTTIIGGGSGPATGTIATNCTSGVWNIQRMLKSTDHIPINFIFLASGNSSRPEALIEQVKAGAGGLKIHEDWGSTFHVIDQCLNVAEKLDVQVNIHTDSLNESGYVEDTLKTFKNRTIHTYHTEGAGGGHAPDLLKVISFSNILPSSTSPTMPYTYNTIDEHLDMLMICHHLDSNLPEDIAFAKSRIRSETISAEGILHDMGAISMTSSDSQAMGRIGEIVKRTWQTADKMKKQRGPLHEDHSKNDNFRVKRYISKYTINPAITHGISEYVGSIHIGKMADLVLWKPSFFGVKPELVIKSGMIVYASMGDPNATIPTPQPFMYRKMFGYFEPKLSSVFVSIDAINNGFFDKNEIKKQIKIVKGCRTLSKKNMILNEKMPNLEVDPKTYNVYINGEKIVSHPSDILPLSQRYFLF, encoded by the coding sequence ATGAAAAAAATAGACAGAAAATCTTATGCAAGTATGTATGGGCCTACCAAAGGGGATAAAATTCGTTTAGGGGATACTTCTTTATGGATTGAAATAGAGAAAGACTATACTATTTATGGAGATGAATGTGTTTTTGGTGGAGGTAAAGTTATTAGAGACGGAATGGGACAACATCCATTTGCGACAAGAAATGAAGGAGTTTTAGATTTAGTATTAACTAATGCTATTATTGTAGACCATTGGGGTATCGTAAAAGCAGATATAGGAATTAAAAATGGTCTTATTGTTGGAATAGGAAAAGCCGGAAATCCATATTTCATGGATGGAGTTACTTCTAATATGTATATTGGAGCAGGAACAGAAGTCATTTCTTCAGAAAATATTATAGTAACATCTGGAAGTGTAGATAGTCATGTTCATTATATATGCCCACAATTATTTGAAGTAGCATTAGAAAGTGGAACAACTACTATTATTGGAGGAGGATCAGGGCCAGCCACTGGAACTATAGCTACAAATTGTACTTCAGGTGTATGGAACATTCAAAGAATGTTAAAAAGTACAGATCATATTCCTATTAATTTTATTTTTCTTGCTAGTGGAAATAGCTCTCGTCCCGAAGCTTTAATTGAACAAGTAAAAGCTGGTGCAGGGGGATTAAAAATACATGAAGATTGGGGTAGTACTTTTCATGTTATAGATCAATGTTTGAATGTTGCAGAAAAATTGGACGTACAAGTTAACATTCATACAGATTCACTAAATGAATCAGGTTATGTAGAAGATACTTTAAAAACATTCAAAAATCGAACAATTCACACTTATCACACAGAAGGAGCCGGGGGGGGGCATGCTCCTGATTTGTTGAAGGTTATATCTTTTTCAAATATTTTGCCTTCATCAACAAGTCCTACGATGCCTTATACTTATAACACTATAGATGAACATTTAGATATGTTAATGATTTGTCATCATTTAGATTCTAACTTACCAGAAGATATTGCTTTTGCTAAATCACGTATAAGATCTGAAACTATTAGTGCAGAAGGAATTTTACATGATATGGGAGCCATTAGTATGACCAGTTCAGATTCTCAAGCAATGGGACGTATAGGTGAAATCGTAAAAAGAACATGGCAAACAGCTGATAAAATGAAAAAACAAAGAGGACCACTTCATGAAGATCATTCAAAAAATGATAATTTTAGAGTAAAAAGATACATTTCAAAATATACTATAAATCCTGCTATTACTCATGGTATTTCTGAATATGTAGGATCTATTCATATTGGTAAAATGGCAGATTTAGTATTATGGAAACCTTCTTTCTTTGGAGTAAAACCCGAGTTAGTCATAAAAAGTGGAATGATTGTCTATGCTAGTATGGGAGATCCTAACGCTACTATTCCTACTCCTCAGCCATTTATGTATAGAAAAATGTTTGGATACTTTGAACCAAAATTAAGCAGTGTTTTTGTATCAATAGACGCAATTAACAATGGTTTTTTTGATAAAAATGAAATCAAAAAACAAATAAAAATAGTAAAAGGGTGTCGTACTTTATCCAAAAAAAACATGATTTTAAATGAAAAAATGCCAAATTTAGAAGTGGACCCCAAAACTTATAATGTTTATATAAATGGAGAAAAAATAGTTTCTCATCCTTCTGATATTTTACCTCTTTCTCAAAGATATTTCTTATTCTGA
- a CDS encoding urease subunit gamma, protein MHLTSYEKEKILLHMAGELAKKRLKRGLKLNYPESLALIAHYVMEGARDGKTVKDLMYEAGNILNHEQVMDGVYELLNNVQVEATFPDGTKLVTIHHPIKRNRKKNSNLIPGQYDLLKEEIVLLPGRSRIERIVSNTGTRPIQVGSHFHFYETNSALLFEREGTKGYKLDIPSGRSVRFEPGETKEIMLVEIGGSKKIYGFSGKENTTI, encoded by the coding sequence ATGCATTTAACTTCTTATGAAAAGGAAAAAATTCTTCTGCACATGGCTGGAGAATTGGCAAAAAAACGTTTAAAAAGAGGATTAAAATTGAATTATCCTGAATCTTTAGCTTTAATCGCTCATTATGTAATGGAAGGAGCTCGTGATGGAAAAACAGTAAAAGACCTTATGTATGAAGCAGGAAATATTCTGAACCATGAACAAGTTATGGATGGAGTGTATGAATTACTTAATAATGTTCAAGTAGAAGCTACTTTTCCTGATGGAACAAAGTTAGTAACCATACATCATCCTATCAAAAGAAATAGAAAAAAAAATTCTAATTTGATTCCAGGACAATATGATCTTCTCAAAGAAGAGATTGTATTATTACCTGGAAGATCTCGTATAGAAAGAATAGTATCCAATACAGGGACTCGTCCTATTCAAGTAGGATCTCATTTTCATTTTTATGAAACCAATTCGGCTCTTCTTTTTGAAAGAGAAGGAACTAAAGGATATAAACTAGATATCCCTTCTGGTAGATCCGTTCGTTTTGAACCAGGAGAAACAAAAGAAATTATGTTAGTAGAAATTGGAGGAAGTAAAAAAATTTATGGATTTTCAGGAAAAGAAAATACAACTATATGA